CGATCAGCCGCTCGTAGATCCCGGCGCGGGCGCTGCGCCAGTCGCCGACGGCCGGGGAGTAGGCCGCGCCGCCCGCCCGACGGTCCCGCTCCGGGTCCCGCGCCTCGACCACGCGGTACCCGCCCTGCGGTAGGTGCGCGTCCAGCATGTCCCGGCGCAGCTGTGTCAGATCGCCCTTCACCTCGCCCTTGTCGAGGACGAAGAACACGTCCGTGCCCCGCAGCGCCCTGACCGCCTGCAGGGTGAGCTGGTCGGGGTCGCCCGCGCCGATACCGATGACATGAATCTTTCGCACGCCACGAGTCTGCCGTACGCCACTGACAGTGACGGTGCGGGGTGCGGGGTGCGGGCCCAGAGTGGAATCGGCGCCGACCCGGGGCGGAAGGCGCGCTGTCACCGCAGCCGCGGCGCCCGTGTCCGCGCGTCCACCGCCGTGCCGGTCCGCTCCACCGTCTCCGCGAGCTCCCGCGCCCAGCCGGCCAGCCCGGCGAGATCCAGCCCGTGGGGACGGGTCCGCCCGGTGTCCGCCGCCCACTGCTCCACGGCCCCGGCCCCGCGCCGCAGCAGCCGCGCTCCGCCCGTGACGTTCCCCCGGGCCTCGTGGGTGAGCCCCACCGCGAGCTGGGCGAGCCCCCGCCACAGCGGACGTTCCGCGTCCGGGCCCGACTTCCAGGCGTCCTCGAAGACCTCGTGCGCATGGAACGGCTTCCCCGCCGACAGCAGCGCCTGCGCCTCGGCCACGGTCTCCTCCGGGGACCGCACCACCCCCTCGGGCTGCCGCTCCACCCCCACCGCGCCGTACGGCAGGGGCCGCCCCAGCCCGTCGCGCGGCCGCGCGCTGCGCGCCCGCCCGTCGCCGTCCCGATCCCGGACGCCGTCCCCACGGCTGGGCTGCCTACGGCTGCGCTCGATACGGCTGTGCTCCATACGGCGATTGTCCCGCGCCGAGACCTCCTTCGGCGTGGAGTCCGGCGTGGGGTAATGTTCTGTTCGCGCGATCACGTGGCACAACACCGCGAGAAGCGCGACGGGACGTGGCGCAGCTTGGTAGCGCACTTGACTGGGGGTCAAGGGGTCGCAGGTTCAAATCCTGTCGTCCCGACTAGAGACGCACTCGTAGTCGCAGGTCAGAGCCCTGGCTCACTTCGGTGAGGCAGGGCTCTTGATCGTTTTCTGGACTGCCATGTCACATTTAGTCACCACCC
This window of the Streptomyces sp. NBC_01275 genome carries:
- a CDS encoding DUF309 domain-containing protein codes for the protein MEHSRIERSRRQPSRGDGVRDRDGDGRARSARPRDGLGRPLPYGAVGVERQPEGVVRSPEETVAEAQALLSAGKPFHAHEVFEDAWKSGPDAERPLWRGLAQLAVGLTHEARGNVTGGARLLRRGAGAVEQWAADTGRTRPHGLDLAGLAGWARELAETVERTGTAVDARTRAPRLR